Within the Sporomusaceae bacterium genome, the region GGCGTATCAGCGGGAGGCTAAGGCGGCGATTTTTCGGGAGTGGGAATCCGGCAACCGGAAAACGCTGCTCGTCCTCCCGACGGGCACGGGGAAAACAATCGTCTTTGCCCAGGTGGCCGAGGACTGCGTGAGGACCGGTGAGCGGGTGCTTATACTCGCTCACCGGGAAGAACTGCTCAAGCAAGCCAGCGCCAAAATTAAAAAGGCCACAGGCCTCGTTACCGCGGTGGAAAAAGCGGAGCAGAGCTGTCTGGGGAGCTGGTACCGGATCGTCGTCGGTTCGGTGCAGTCCCTTATGCGCGAGACGCGGCTGCGGCAATTCGACAAAAAATATTTTGACAAGGTTATTGTCGATGAAGCCCACCATGTTCTCTCAGACAGCTACCAGAATGTTCTGCAGCACTTCGACGAGGCCGACGTCCTCGGGGTTACAGCTACGCCTGACCGCGGCGACATGCGCAACCTCGGCCAGTATTTCGACAGCCTGGCCTACGAATACACGCTGCCCAAGGCTATCAAGGAAGGTTACCTGAGCCCCATCAAAGCGCAGACCATCCCGCTCAAGCTCGACCTGACCGGCGTGGGTATGCAGAGTGGCGACTTTAAGGCCGCTGACCTCGGGACGGCCCTGGACCCCTATCTCCATCAGATCGCCGAGGAAATGAAAAAATATTGCCAGGGGCGGAAGACCGTCGTTTTCCTGCCCCTGATCAAGACCAGTCAAAAGTTCAGGGATATTCTCGCCCAGGCCGGCTTTCGGGCTGCCGAGGTCAACGGCACCAGCGACGATCGCGCCGAAGTGTTAGCGGATTTCGACGCTGGTCGGTATGACGTGCTCTGCAACTCTATGCTGTTGACCGAAGGCTGGGACTGCCCGAGCGTGGACTGCATCATCGTCCTCAGGCCGACGAAGATCCGCAGTCTGTACTGTCAGATGGTCGGCCGCGGCACCCGCCTCCACCCCGGGAAGGAAGAACTGCTGCTGTTGGATTTCCTTTGGCACACGGAGCGGCATGAACTGTGCCGGCCGGCTCACCTGATCGCCACCAACGAAGAAGTCGCCAAGAAGATGACCGAGAAGCTCGAGGAGGCCGGCTGCCCGCTCGATATCGAAGCGGTGGAGACGGCCGCGACCGAAGACGTGGTGGCGGCCCGGGAGGAAGCCCTGGCCAAGAAACTGGCGGAAATGAAGTCCCGTAAACGCAAGCTCGTCGACCCGCTCCAGTTCGAGATGTCGATTCAGGCGGAAGACCTGTCGAGCTATGTTCCGAGTTTTGGATGGGAAATGGGGCCGCCCAGTGAAAGCCAGGTCAAAACACTGGAGAAGTTGGGCATCTTCCCTGACGAGATCGATAACGCCGGCAAGGCGTCGAAACTCCTAGACCGGCTCAACATCCGCCGGATGGAAGGGCTTACAACTCCCAAGCAGATTCGCTTCCTGGAGAGCCGCGGCTTCCAGCATGTCGGCACCTGGCAATTCGAGCACGCGAAAAAACTGATCGACCGGATCGCCGCCCAGGGCTGGCACATCCCGCCGGGTATCGTCCCCCAAAACTACCACCCCGAGGTGAGAGAAATTGGATAAGATGGATCTGCTCCCGCTGCTCGATTATATCGACCCCGCCAACCTCTCTTATCAGGAGTGGACGAATGTTGGCATGGCGCTCAAGCATGAGGGCTATACGGCCAGTGTGTGGGACGCGTGGAGCAAAAGGGACGCCGCCCGCTACCGGCCCGGCGAATGCTTCAAAAAGTGGGGATCGTTTCAGGGATCCAGCACACCGGTCACCGCGGGGACAATCGTGGAGATGGCCAAGGATGGGGGCTGGGAGGCCCCCAGGGCCGTCCGGGATGATTATGAGATCGAATGGGAAGGCACTATCGGCACCGACAAGGCGGAGCGAGTAGTCGTCGACAAAAACTGGATCGAGGGCCGCGAACTCGTCGAGCCGGAAAAATGGAACCCGGTCAAAGACCTTACCACCTATCTGGAGACACTTTTCGACAGTTCGGAGAATGTCGGCTATGTCACCAGCAGCTGGGAGAAGGAAGGAAAATATTTACCGACAAAAGGCAACTGGGACCGCACGGCCGGCCAGCTCATCGAGGAGCTGAATATCTGCGACGGGGATATCGGCGCAGTATTCGGCGATTACAAATCGGAATGCGGCGCCTGGATCCGTTTCAATCCTCTGGACGGCAAGGGCGTGAAAAACGAGAACGTCACCGAGTTCCGGTTCGCGCTGGTGGAATCCGATCACCTGGAGATCGAGAAGCAGAACGAGATTATCCGGGCCCTTGAGCTACCGGTGGCCTGCCTGGTCCATTCCGGGAAGAAAAGTCTGCACGCCATTGTGCGCATCGATGCGGCCAACTATGAGGAGTACCGTAAACGGGTGGATTATCTTTACGCCGTCTGCAAGAAAAACGGCCTGGAGATCGATACCCAGAACAGGAACCCGTCGAGGTTGTCGCGCATGCCCGGCGTCGTCCGTCAGGGGAATAAGCAGTGGCTCATTGACACGAATATCGGCAAAGCCAACTTCACGGAGTGGAAGGAATGGATCGAGAGCGTCAATGACGAGCTGCCGGAGCCGGAGAACATGGCGGGAGCCTGGGATAATCTCCCCGACCTGGCCCCGGCCCTGATAGACGGTATCCTGCGGCAGGGGCACAAGATGCTTCTGGCCGGGCCGTCGAAGGCGGGAAAGTCGTTCGGGCTCATAGAACTCTGCTGCGCGATCGCGGAGGGGCGTGAGTGGCTGTCATGGGACTGTTCCCAAGGCAAGGTTTTGTATGTCAATCTGGAGCTGGACCGGGCCAGTTGCCTGCATCGTTTCAAGGACGTCTATCAGGCCCTCGGCTGGCAGCCGAAGAACATCAACAATATCGATATATGGAACCTCCGCGGCAAATCTATTCCCATGGATAAACTGGCGCCCAAGCTGATCCGGCGCGCAGCGAAGAAAAACTACATCGCCATCATCATTGACCCGATTTATAAAATCATCACCGGTGACGAAAACAGCGCCGACCAGATGGCGAATTTCTGCAATCAGTTCGACAAGGTCTGCACCGAGCTCGGCTGCGCGGTTATTTACTGCCATCACCATTCCAAGGGGGCCCAGGGTGGCAAGCGATCGATGGACCGGGCCTCTGGTTCTGGGGTATTCGCCCGCGACCCTGATGCGCTGCTCGACCTAATCGAGTTGGAGATCACCGAGGCGCTGGCGAAGCAGGAAGAGAACAAGGCCGTCTGCGCGGCCTGCGAAGCCTTCCTGGATGCGAATTATCCCGACTGGGATGATGATGTGTCGCAGGACGATCGCCTCAGCGAGAAGGCCATGCTGGATTATTGCAAGAGATCACTGACTCAAGATCGGTACATCGAGCTGGTCAAT harbors:
- a CDS encoding AAA family ATPase, encoding MDLLPLLDYIDPANLSYQEWTNVGMALKHEGYTASVWDAWSKRDAARYRPGECFKKWGSFQGSSTPVTAGTIVEMAKDGGWEAPRAVRDDYEIEWEGTIGTDKAERVVVDKNWIEGRELVEPEKWNPVKDLTTYLETLFDSSENVGYVTSSWEKEGKYLPTKGNWDRTAGQLIEELNICDGDIGAVFGDYKSECGAWIRFNPLDGKGVKNENVTEFRFALVESDHLEIEKQNEIIRALELPVACLVHSGKKSLHAIVRIDAANYEEYRKRVDYLYAVCKKNGLEIDTQNRNPSRLSRMPGVVRQGNKQWLIDTNIGKANFTEWKEWIESVNDELPEPENMAGAWDNLPDLAPALIDGILRQGHKMLLAGPSKAGKSFGLIELCCAIAEGREWLSWDCSQGKVLYVNLELDRASCLHRFKDVYQALGWQPKNINNIDIWNLRGKSIPMDKLAPKLIRRAAKKNYIAIIIDPIYKIITGDENSADQMANFCNQFDKVCTELGCAVIYCHHHSKGAQGGKRSMDRASGSGVFARDPDALLDLIELEITEALAKQEENKAVCAACEAFLDANYPDWDDDVSQDDRLSEKAMLDYCKRSLTQDRYIELVNNFVYPARQRARQRTAWRIEGTLREFPKFAPVNLWFDYPVHYVDKIGVLKDVDADADQPTWRRNFKRKKTPADSKKERGASLETAFEAAGFEGQPTVKSMAEYIGVTEKTVRNRIKEHGNFAVDVHGAVFRKEK
- a CDS encoding DEAD/DEAH box helicase; the encoded protein is MEDRAYQREAKAAIFREWESGNRKTLLVLPTGTGKTIVFAQVAEDCVRTGERVLILAHREELLKQASAKIKKATGLVTAVEKAEQSCLGSWYRIVVGSVQSLMRETRLRQFDKKYFDKVIVDEAHHVLSDSYQNVLQHFDEADVLGVTATPDRGDMRNLGQYFDSLAYEYTLPKAIKEGYLSPIKAQTIPLKLDLTGVGMQSGDFKAADLGTALDPYLHQIAEEMKKYCQGRKTVVFLPLIKTSQKFRDILAQAGFRAAEVNGTSDDRAEVLADFDAGRYDVLCNSMLLTEGWDCPSVDCIIVLRPTKIRSLYCQMVGRGTRLHPGKEELLLLDFLWHTERHELCRPAHLIATNEEVAKKMTEKLEEAGCPLDIEAVETAATEDVVAAREEALAKKLAEMKSRKRKLVDPLQFEMSIQAEDLSSYVPSFGWEMGPPSESQVKTLEKLGIFPDEIDNAGKASKLLDRLNIRRMEGLTTPKQIRFLESRGFQHVGTWQFEHAKKLIDRIAAQGWHIPPGIVPQNYHPEVREIG